The nucleotide sequence GTCGGTGCTCGCGATGGCCGACTACCTGCCACGCTGATCGGTCCGCCCTGGTGCAGTGCACAACAAGCGTGCCTGCCGACGCGCCGGCCGCTCTTCCCCACCGAATCGAGGGCCCGGGCGCACCCATACGGCGCATCGAGCTAGCAAAGCCATAGCAAACCACGCGCGCCGAGGCTGGCACGCGCTTTGCTCAAGACAGTTCATGAGGCCTTCGGGCCTCCAGGCAGAGGGCCCCCAATGGCGGGGGCCGTCCACCGACCCGGACAAAGGCGTCCTTATCCCGCGGGGCTGGCTCGTTTGCGAGCAGCCCCCTGCGGCGGTGAGGACGCCTTTTCGTTTTTGTCTTCCTCCTTTCTCTTCAGCTGGAGTCCGCCCCATGTCCGATACGCTGCAAACCAAACTGAGCCGGCGCCGCGTGCTGCAGGCCGCCGCCATCGGCGCCGTCGGGATCGATCCCGCGCTGCGCGCCGCCGTCTGGGCCCAGGGCTCCGACAAGCCCGAGAAGGAGGAGGTCAAGATCGGCTTCATCCCGCTGACCGACTGCGCCAGCGTGGTGATGGCCTCGGTGCTGGGCATCGACAAGAAGTACGGTGTGAAGATCGTGCCGAGCAAGGAGGCGAGCTGGGCCGGCGTGCGCGACAAGCTGGCCAACGGCGACCTCGACATGGCCCACGTGCTGTACGGCCTGGTCTACGGCATGCACCTGGGCCTGAGCGGCCCGAAGAAGGACATGGCCGTGCTCATGACCCTCAACAACAACGGCCAGGCGATCACGCTGTCGAAGAAGCTGGCCGACAAGGGCGCGGTCGACGCGGCCTCGCTCGCCAAGCTGATCGCCAGCGAGAAGCGCGAATACACCTTCGCCCAGACCTTCCCCACCGGCACCCACGCGATGTGGCTCTACTACTGGCTCGCCTCGGCAGGCATCGACCCGTTCAAGGACGTCAAGAACATCACCGTGCCGCCGCCGCAGATGGTGGCCAACATGCGCGTGGGCAACATGGACGGCTACTGCGTGGGCGAGCCCTGGGGCCAGCGCGCGATCATGGACGGTATTGGCATCACGGCCATCACCACGCAGGACATCTGGAAGGACCACCCCGAGAAGGTGCTCGGCACCACGGCCGAGTTCGCGAAGAAGTACCCGAACACCGCGCGCGCCGTGACCGCTGCCGTGCTCGAGGCCGGCAAGTGGATCGACACCGGCCTGCAGAACAAGAACAAGATGGCCGAGACCATCGCCGACAAGAGCTACGTCAACACCAGCGTGGACGCGATCAACCAGCGCATCCTGGGCCGCTACGTCAACGGCCTGGGCAAGAGCTGGGACGACCCGAACCACATGAAGTTCTACAACGGCGGCGCGGTCACTTTCCCCTATCTCTCCGACGGCATGTGGTTCCTCACGCAGC is from Variovorax paradoxus and encodes:
- a CDS encoding ABC transporter substrate-binding protein; this translates as MSDTLQTKLSRRRVLQAAAIGAVGIDPALRAAVWAQGSDKPEKEEVKIGFIPLTDCASVVMASVLGIDKKYGVKIVPSKEASWAGVRDKLANGDLDMAHVLYGLVYGMHLGLSGPKKDMAVLMTLNNNGQAITLSKKLADKGAVDAASLAKLIASEKREYTFAQTFPTGTHAMWLYYWLASAGIDPFKDVKNITVPPPQMVANMRVGNMDGYCVGEPWGQRAIMDGIGITAITTQDIWKDHPEKVLGTTAEFAKKYPNTARAVTAAVLEAGKWIDTGLQNKNKMAETIADKSYVNTSVDAINQRILGRYVNGLGKSWDDPNHMKFYNGGAVTFPYLSDGMWFLTQHKRWGLLKEHPDYLKVATEINRIDIYKQAAAATQTPVPKDPMRSSKLFDGSVWDGKDPKKYAESFKLHA